CAGGCTCGGCCTGTACCGGGCGATGGCGGGTGCGGGGCCCTTGAGTTCGCGCGAAGTGGCAAAGCGTGCAGGCTGTGCCGAGCGCTATGTGCGCGAATGGCTGAATTCGCAGGTCGCCGGCGGCTATGTCGATTATCATGCGTCGAGCGAAACCTATGAGCTGACGCCGGAACAGGCTTTCGTTCTCGCCGACGAAAATAGCCCCGCTTTCATTCCGAGCGCCTGGTCGGTGCCCGCCTCGATGTGGGCGGACGAAGAGAAAGCTGTCACCGCGTTCCGTACGGGTAATGGCATTCCCTGGGGCGATCATGACGGGCGGCTGTCCTGCGGCGTTGCCGCTTTCTACCGTAATGCCTATCGCGGCAGCCTCGTCTCCGAATGGCTTCCGGCGCTCGATGGCGTTGCCTCGAAATTGAAAGCGGGCGCGCGCGTCGCCGATATCGGCTGTGGCCACGGCCATTCGACCCTCTTGATGGCGGAGGCTTTCCCGGCCTCAACCTTTTCCGGCTTCGACACGCATCCCCAGTCGATCGGCATCGCGCGCGCCCATGCGGTGAAGGAGAGCCTCGATACGCGCGCTCTGTTCGAGACGGCGAATGCGAGCGATTTTCCGGGCGGCAAATACGATCTCATCTGCTTCTTCGATTGCCTGCACGATATG
Above is a window of Terrihabitans soli DNA encoding:
- a CDS encoding class I SAM-dependent methyltransferase — translated: MEHVNPNQRDQAKLDAMLARAVGDLSAGYGGVMVSLGHRLGLYRAMAGAGPLSSREVAKRAGCAERYVREWLNSQVAGGYVDYHASSETYELTPEQAFVLADENSPAFIPSAWSVPASMWADEEKAVTAFRTGNGIPWGDHDGRLSCGVAAFYRNAYRGSLVSEWLPALDGVASKLKAGARVADIGCGHGHSTLLMAEAFPASTFSGFDTHPQSIGIARAHAVKESLDTRALFETANASDFPGGKYDLICFFDCLHDMGDPLAAAQQAAKQIAPDGTVMLVEPFANDRVEDNVSPVARLYYAASTTICCAHAISEGGRMVLGAQAGEARLAQVFRKAGFTKFRRALATPFNLILEARL